One Oryza sativa Japonica Group chromosome 8, ASM3414082v1 DNA window includes the following coding sequences:
- the LOC4345911 gene encoding C2 and GRAM domain-containing protein At1g03370 isoform X2 has translation MSLETAGATRSWSDDLVSELTDIQKDYSLSSQGTGTSVALSYQESEACQEESVNGNLGRAGFTEEDNCSQDTDRNQTTAEDKSNGIPAAASTGIEVSKTDKSNKPSFVDRVCQMFVRKSDDVVTTPLVTTDKSEDVQEATTGYEAPATGSQTYSASTDTPFDELLKYFESKHQEVEMPVDLQGILVDKSYITSPSDLNNFLFSPDSNFRQTVVELQGCSDVKMESWKIDSDGESLKRVITYTTAPSKLVKAVKATEEQSYLKADGNGYSVLLSVSTPDVPCGTYFRTEILFRILPGPELDSEQLTSHLVISWRINFLQSTMMKGMIENGAKQGLQQNYAQFSDLLSQKIKPIDVDAGSDKGQVLASLQRGQESDWNIAFLYFCNFGVLCSLFVTIYIAVHVQLRSSGAHKGLEFPGLDLPDSLSEIVMGGLLFLQLRHIYKKISCFIQAREQKVGDHGVKAQGDGWLLTVALIEGTKLAPVDATGFSDPYVVFTCNGKSKTSSIKFQTLEPQWNDIFEFDAMDDPPSVMNVHVYDFDGPFDEVTSLGHAEINFVKSNLSELADVWIPLQGNLAQSWQSKLHLRIFLSNSKGSTMVTEYLSKMEKEVGKKMTLRSPRTNTAFQELFSLPAEEFLISSFTCCLKRKLHTQGHLFLSPRTIGFYSSMFGRKTKFFFLWEDIEEIQAVPQSISSWSPSLVITLHKGRGMDAKHGAKSVDNGRLKFCLQSFASFSVANRTIMALWKARSLSSEYKMQIAEEQSQNNDTLQSEDSGIFVGVEDAKNLQMNEVFSSSISANMASLMEVFGGGSFEMKIMNKVGCLNYSATQWESDKPDEYQRQIHYKFSRKLSPIGGEVTGTQQKSPMPNKAGWIIEEVMELQGILFGDFFTIHIRYQIEDLAPKQRACSVQVFLGIEWSKTTRHRKRIEKSVLSGSSARLKEMFILASKQLPHAR, from the exons ATGTCTTTGGAAACAGCTGGTGCCACACGCTCATGGTCCGATGATCTTGTTAGTGAACTAACTGACATACAGAAAGATTATTCTCTATCAAGTCAGGGCACAGGAACATCCGTTGCATTATCTTATCAAGAAAGTGAAGCTTGTCAAGAAGAAAGTGTCAATGGGAATTTGGGCAGAGCTGGTTTCACTGAAGAGGACAACTGTAGTCAAGATACTGACAGAAATCAAACTACTGCAGAGGACAAATCTAATGGGATTCCTGCTGCAGCTTCCACTGGGATTGAAGTTTCTAAAACGGATAAGTCCAATAAGCCATCGTTTGTTGATCGTGTCTGTCAAATGTTTGTCAGGAAAAGCGATGATGTGGTAACTACCCCCTTGGTAACAACTGACAAATCAGAAGATGTTCAAGAAGCAACAACAGGATATGAAGCTCCTGCAACTGGAAGCCAAACTTATAGTGCATCTACAGACACTCCTTTTGATGAACTATTGAAGTACTTTGAATCAAAACATCAAGAAGTTGAAATGCCTGTAGATTTACAAGGAATTCTTGTTGACAAGTCGTACATTACATCGCCTAGTGATCTGAACAATTTTCTCTTCTCGCCAGATTCAAATTTTCGACAAACAGTGGTTGAACTCCAAGGTTGTTCTGATGTCAAAATGGAATCCTGGAAAATTGATAGTGATGGGGAGTCCTTGAAGAGAGTGATAACTTATACAACTGCACCATCCAAATTGGTTAAAGCTGTTAAAGCAACAGAAGAACAGTCTTATTTGAAAGCTGATGGAAATGGATATTCAGTTTTATTGAGTGTTAGCACCCCTGATGTTCCTTGTGGTACTTATTTTCGGACAGAAATTCTTTTCCGTATTTTGCCAGGTCCTGAACTTGATTCTGAGCAACTGACGTCACATTTGGTAATTTCATGGCGCATAAATTTTCTTCAGAGTACTATGATGAAAGGTATGATAGAAAATGGAGCAAAACAAGGGTTGCAACAAAATTATGCACAGTTTTCTGATTTGCTGTCACAGAAGATCAAGCCTATTGATGTAGATGCTGGGTCTGACAAGGGACAAGTCTTAGCGTCATTGCAGAGGGGGCAGGAGTCTGATTGGAATATAGCATTTCTGTACTTCTGCAACTTTGGTGTTTTATGCTCTCTTTTTGTAACCATATACATTGCTGTGCATGTTCAACTAAGGAGTTCAGGTGCACATAAGGGGCTCGAGTTTCCTGGATTAGATCTGCCAGATTCTCTCAGTGAAATTGTCATGGGTGGGCTTTTGTTTCTTCAATTACGACACATCTATAAAAAAATCTCATGCTTTATTCAGGCAAGAGAGCAAAAAG TTGGTGATCATGGTGTCAAGGCACAAGGTGATGGATGGTTGTTAACAGTTGCCTTAATTGAGGGAACCAAACTGGCTCCAGTTGATGCTACTGGTTTTTCTGATCCTTATGTGGTATTTACTTGCAACGGTAAAAGTAAAACAAGCTCAATCAAGTTCCAAACACTGGAACCTCAGTGGAATG ACATCTTTGAATTTGATGCCATGGATGATCCACCATCAGTGATGAATGTACATGTATATGATTTTGATGGACCATTTGACGAAGTTACCTCACTTGGACATGCTGAAATTAACTTTGTAAAATCAAACTTGTCAGAGCTAGCGGATGTATGGATTCCTCTTCAAGGTAACTTGGCTCAGTCCTGGCAGTCAAAGTTGCACCTGAGAATTTTTTTGAGCAACTCAAAAGGATCCACTATGGTTACTGAGTATCTGAGCAAAATGGAGAAAGAGGTTGGCAAAAAG ATGACACTGCGGTCTCCTCGAACTAATACTGCATTCCAGGAGCTGTTCTCTCTGCCAGCAGAAGAATTTCTCATCAGCAGTTTTACCTGCTGCTTGAAGCGAAAATTGCACACACAG GGCCATCTGTTCTTATCTCCAAGAACAATTGGATTTTACTCAAGCATGTTTGGCCGGAAaacaaagtttttctttttatgggaagatattgaagagATACAGGCAGTACCTCAATCAATATCATCATGGAGTCCATCCCTTGTAATAACTCTTCACAAAGGTAGAGGCATGGATGCAAAGCATGGTGCAAAGAGCGTCGACAATGGAAGGCTGAAGTTTTGTCTGCAGTCTTTTGCATCATTTAGTGTGGCCAATAG GACAATCATGGCCTTATGGAAAGCAAGATCTTTGAGTTCCGAGTACAAAATGCAGATTGCTGAAGAACAATCCCAAAACAATGATACTCTTCAGAGTGAGGACAGTGGAATATTTGTTGGAGTCGAGGATGCAAAGAACCTTCAGATGAACGAGGTTTTCTCCTCCTCGATTTCTGCCAAT ATGGCCTCACTAATGGAAGTGTTTGGAGGAGGTTCATTTGAGATGAAAATCATGAATAAAGTTGGATGCCTAAATTATTCAGCCACACAGTGGGAATCAGATAAGCCTGATGAATATCAAAGACAAATTCATTACAAGTTCAGCAGGAAGTTGTCTCCCATTGGAGGTGAAGTGACTGGAACCCAGCAGAAATCTCCTATGCCCAACAAGGCAGGGTGGATTATTGAAGAGGTGATGGAACTACAAGGAATCCTTTTCGGTGACTTCTTCACG ATTCATATACGGTATCAGATCGAAGACCTTGCTCCTAAACAGAGGGCGTGTAGTGTACAAGTCTTTCTTGGGATTGAATGGTCGAAGACCACTAGGCACCGTAAGAGAATCGAGAAGAGTGTTCTTTCCGGTTCATCTGCTCGCTTGAAGGAGATGTTCATTCTAGCATCGAAGCAGCTGCCACATGCCAGATAA
- the LOC4345911 gene encoding C2 and GRAM domain-containing protein At1g03370 isoform X1, which produces MRLNVRVIEARNLRAMDSNGFSDPYVKLQLGKQRFKTKVVKKNLNPAWDQEFSFSVGDVRDVLKLYVYDEDMIGIDDFLGQVKVPLEDVLAADNYSLGARWFQLLPKGKTEKAIDCGEICVAMSLETAGATRSWSDDLVSELTDIQKDYSLSSQGTGTSVALSYQESEACQEESVNGNLGRAGFTEEDNCSQDTDRNQTTAEDKSNGIPAAASTGIEVSKTDKSNKPSFVDRVCQMFVRKSDDVVTTPLVTTDKSEDVQEATTGYEAPATGSQTYSASTDTPFDELLKYFESKHQEVEMPVDLQGILVDKSYITSPSDLNNFLFSPDSNFRQTVVELQGCSDVKMESWKIDSDGESLKRVITYTTAPSKLVKAVKATEEQSYLKADGNGYSVLLSVSTPDVPCGTYFRTEILFRILPGPELDSEQLTSHLVISWRINFLQSTMMKGMIENGAKQGLQQNYAQFSDLLSQKIKPIDVDAGSDKGQVLASLQRGQESDWNIAFLYFCNFGVLCSLFVTIYIAVHVQLRSSGAHKGLEFPGLDLPDSLSEIVMGGLLFLQLRHIYKKISCFIQAREQKVGDHGVKAQGDGWLLTVALIEGTKLAPVDATGFSDPYVVFTCNGKSKTSSIKFQTLEPQWNDIFEFDAMDDPPSVMNVHVYDFDGPFDEVTSLGHAEINFVKSNLSELADVWIPLQGNLAQSWQSKLHLRIFLSNSKGSTMVTEYLSKMEKEVGKKMTLRSPRTNTAFQELFSLPAEEFLISSFTCCLKRKLHTQGHLFLSPRTIGFYSSMFGRKTKFFFLWEDIEEIQAVPQSISSWSPSLVITLHKGRGMDAKHGAKSVDNGRLKFCLQSFASFSVANRTIMALWKARSLSSEYKMQIAEEQSQNNDTLQSEDSGIFVGVEDAKNLQMNEVFSSSISANMASLMEVFGGGSFEMKIMNKVGCLNYSATQWESDKPDEYQRQIHYKFSRKLSPIGGEVTGTQQKSPMPNKAGWIIEEVMELQGILFGDFFTIHIRYQIEDLAPKQRACSVQVFLGIEWSKTTRHRKRIEKSVLSGSSARLKEMFILASKQLPHAR; this is translated from the exons ATGAGGCTGAATGTTCGTGTGATCGAAGCCCGCAACCTGCGGGCCATGGATTCCAACGGGTTCAGCGATCCGTATGTGAAGCTGCAGCTCGGGAAGCAGCGGTTCAAGACCAAGGTGGTGAAGAAGAACCTGAACCCGGCTTGGGATCAGGAGTTCAGCTTCTCCGTCGGCGATGTCCGGGACGTGCTCAAGCTGTATGTCTACGATGAGGACATGATTGGAATCGATGACTTCCTGGGGCAAGTCAAGGTGCCACTGGAGGATGTTCTAGCTGCTGATAACTACTCGCTCGGCGCGCGGTGGTTTCAGCTTCTTCCGAAAGGCAAAACCGAGAAGGCGATTGACTGTG GAGAAATTTGTGTCGCGATGTCTTTGGAAACAGCTGGTGCCACACGCTCATGGTCCGATGATCTTGTTAGTGAACTAACTGACATACAGAAAGATTATTCTCTATCAAGTCAGGGCACAGGAACATCCGTTGCATTATCTTATCAAGAAAGTGAAGCTTGTCAAGAAGAAAGTGTCAATGGGAATTTGGGCAGAGCTGGTTTCACTGAAGAGGACAACTGTAGTCAAGATACTGACAGAAATCAAACTACTGCAGAGGACAAATCTAATGGGATTCCTGCTGCAGCTTCCACTGGGATTGAAGTTTCTAAAACGGATAAGTCCAATAAGCCATCGTTTGTTGATCGTGTCTGTCAAATGTTTGTCAGGAAAAGCGATGATGTGGTAACTACCCCCTTGGTAACAACTGACAAATCAGAAGATGTTCAAGAAGCAACAACAGGATATGAAGCTCCTGCAACTGGAAGCCAAACTTATAGTGCATCTACAGACACTCCTTTTGATGAACTATTGAAGTACTTTGAATCAAAACATCAAGAAGTTGAAATGCCTGTAGATTTACAAGGAATTCTTGTTGACAAGTCGTACATTACATCGCCTAGTGATCTGAACAATTTTCTCTTCTCGCCAGATTCAAATTTTCGACAAACAGTGGTTGAACTCCAAGGTTGTTCTGATGTCAAAATGGAATCCTGGAAAATTGATAGTGATGGGGAGTCCTTGAAGAGAGTGATAACTTATACAACTGCACCATCCAAATTGGTTAAAGCTGTTAAAGCAACAGAAGAACAGTCTTATTTGAAAGCTGATGGAAATGGATATTCAGTTTTATTGAGTGTTAGCACCCCTGATGTTCCTTGTGGTACTTATTTTCGGACAGAAATTCTTTTCCGTATTTTGCCAGGTCCTGAACTTGATTCTGAGCAACTGACGTCACATTTGGTAATTTCATGGCGCATAAATTTTCTTCAGAGTACTATGATGAAAGGTATGATAGAAAATGGAGCAAAACAAGGGTTGCAACAAAATTATGCACAGTTTTCTGATTTGCTGTCACAGAAGATCAAGCCTATTGATGTAGATGCTGGGTCTGACAAGGGACAAGTCTTAGCGTCATTGCAGAGGGGGCAGGAGTCTGATTGGAATATAGCATTTCTGTACTTCTGCAACTTTGGTGTTTTATGCTCTCTTTTTGTAACCATATACATTGCTGTGCATGTTCAACTAAGGAGTTCAGGTGCACATAAGGGGCTCGAGTTTCCTGGATTAGATCTGCCAGATTCTCTCAGTGAAATTGTCATGGGTGGGCTTTTGTTTCTTCAATTACGACACATCTATAAAAAAATCTCATGCTTTATTCAGGCAAGAGAGCAAAAAG TTGGTGATCATGGTGTCAAGGCACAAGGTGATGGATGGTTGTTAACAGTTGCCTTAATTGAGGGAACCAAACTGGCTCCAGTTGATGCTACTGGTTTTTCTGATCCTTATGTGGTATTTACTTGCAACGGTAAAAGTAAAACAAGCTCAATCAAGTTCCAAACACTGGAACCTCAGTGGAATG ACATCTTTGAATTTGATGCCATGGATGATCCACCATCAGTGATGAATGTACATGTATATGATTTTGATGGACCATTTGACGAAGTTACCTCACTTGGACATGCTGAAATTAACTTTGTAAAATCAAACTTGTCAGAGCTAGCGGATGTATGGATTCCTCTTCAAGGTAACTTGGCTCAGTCCTGGCAGTCAAAGTTGCACCTGAGAATTTTTTTGAGCAACTCAAAAGGATCCACTATGGTTACTGAGTATCTGAGCAAAATGGAGAAAGAGGTTGGCAAAAAG ATGACACTGCGGTCTCCTCGAACTAATACTGCATTCCAGGAGCTGTTCTCTCTGCCAGCAGAAGAATTTCTCATCAGCAGTTTTACCTGCTGCTTGAAGCGAAAATTGCACACACAG GGCCATCTGTTCTTATCTCCAAGAACAATTGGATTTTACTCAAGCATGTTTGGCCGGAAaacaaagtttttctttttatgggaagatattgaagagATACAGGCAGTACCTCAATCAATATCATCATGGAGTCCATCCCTTGTAATAACTCTTCACAAAGGTAGAGGCATGGATGCAAAGCATGGTGCAAAGAGCGTCGACAATGGAAGGCTGAAGTTTTGTCTGCAGTCTTTTGCATCATTTAGTGTGGCCAATAG GACAATCATGGCCTTATGGAAAGCAAGATCTTTGAGTTCCGAGTACAAAATGCAGATTGCTGAAGAACAATCCCAAAACAATGATACTCTTCAGAGTGAGGACAGTGGAATATTTGTTGGAGTCGAGGATGCAAAGAACCTTCAGATGAACGAGGTTTTCTCCTCCTCGATTTCTGCCAAT ATGGCCTCACTAATGGAAGTGTTTGGAGGAGGTTCATTTGAGATGAAAATCATGAATAAAGTTGGATGCCTAAATTATTCAGCCACACAGTGGGAATCAGATAAGCCTGATGAATATCAAAGACAAATTCATTACAAGTTCAGCAGGAAGTTGTCTCCCATTGGAGGTGAAGTGACTGGAACCCAGCAGAAATCTCCTATGCCCAACAAGGCAGGGTGGATTATTGAAGAGGTGATGGAACTACAAGGAATCCTTTTCGGTGACTTCTTCACG ATTCATATACGGTATCAGATCGAAGACCTTGCTCCTAAACAGAGGGCGTGTAGTGTACAAGTCTTTCTTGGGATTGAATGGTCGAAGACCACTAGGCACCGTAAGAGAATCGAGAAGAGTGTTCTTTCCGGTTCATCTGCTCGCTTGAAGGAGATGTTCATTCTAGCATCGAAGCAGCTGCCACATGCCAGATAA